DNA from Fusarium verticillioides 7600 chromosome 4, whole genome shotgun sequence:
TCATTGATTGCATTGATCAGTGCACGCAAAGATAACGTCCACAAACGCGTGCAATTTTCGCACGTGGAATGACGATTAGCAAGATATCAACGTCTGCCAACAAGGGCCCTTGTGCATTTTAAGGGGCGAGAAGAATTTTCACATCAAAGCAACGCAAGTGAAACCTTCCGAATGATAGCAGAAACGCAGCTGAATGATCAGCCTGGGTTCCATCGCTGATTAGATCGAAGAAATGCTTAATGGAACTCCACTGCATCCTTGGCATTGGGCTGATATCGTCAGAAAACCTTTTATCTCTATACATGAAAGGGGAGAGCAATGGTGTAATTGGGCGTTTGAGGCTCAAAATGGTCCCGATGGCGCCCGGCAACCAATTTTAACCCTTGGGTTGGGTTTGTTTTAATCCTTGGCCGTTGGGCGGCGAAACGGAATGACCGCCGAGCTTCGGTCAGAAGCACTCCACTATGAACGTTGACCGTGGTGAGACTGACAGCGTCGCTCGCAACGTTATCTCAGTAGCATTTTGCATGGTCAGACAAGTAGGCCATGCCTCGTATTGTATATCAGGAAGTATTGACACTTGTTCATGATTATGGACTCATAAGAGGCCTCACCAGCATTCTTATCAGTACAGTCCAGACCAAGTGGCGAGCAAAACCTGCTtgacaaccaacaaacacctTGAGGCTCGGCCTTATCTCACCCCTAGCCCAAACTAAAAGTATGACACCGACCATTTGGAACTTGGAACCGGCGCCGGCGCACCGGGCCAGAATCCGCGTAGCCTCAGCGTCACGTTAATGGGCAGCCCATCCATGCCATTAGAGCCCGGCCGCTAAAAATACAGTGGGTAACCCCTGGAATGAGCCTCAATGCCACGGCAGTTCCAGCGCCATGACCCACTGTTATACAGGGTTTAGAATCTTCCATCACGGTCTCATCACGAGATTCTGGTCCATGTCATGATTCGCAATCTTCGTAATGGTGCCCCTTTAGGCGAGGACCACAATGTGCCGACTAGTAGCGCTTTGCAGAAATGGCACCTCCATGGACTTTTATCTTTTGTTAGGGTCTATAAATACTGCACCGCGCTACTTTCATTTCTGAATTGCTTCATCAGAGCATCCCCCAATGattcaccatcaccattcGCTACGGCTTAATTAAAGCATTTCACTACACTATCGTTTACAACACCAACGCAAAATGGATCGCCTTCGAGATCTGGAAGTCCCTTGGACGGACTCAAATACCCCCACGCGCCGAAATTCGGTTGATTTATCTATTCCTTCGCCACCGGCTGAACACGACCCCAAGGCATTTCTTAATCACCATACAGCGAAATCGGCACCGAAAACTGATCCCTCACAACTTGAGAAGGGCAGTCAAGATGACAGTATCAACGAGGAGCCTACACAACAACAATTGTCCCTCAGACAGCGCTTGCATCATTTtacttgggcttggtttACACTACCCATGAGTGCAGGCGGTTTGGCTCTATTAATTCACGTACAACCTCATCAATTCCCTGGTTTGAGAATCATCGGTACTGTGCTTTATAGCATAAACCTTCTCATTTTTACACTCTGCTGTATTGGCATGATATgtcgcttcttgttcaacccCGGCGACTTGACAAAATCTGTCACGCATCATCGAGAGGCATTCCTCTTCCCAACTTTCTTCCTGGCTATTGCTTcgctcatcaccagcacccaGCGATATGCCATTCCAAAAGATGATCCCTCATATGTTTGGGCAACTGAGACCATCTTTTGGATCTATGTCGTTGTCACATTCATCTTAGCTGTCTGGCAGTACTCGTACCTCTTTGCAGGACACAGCTTCAACCTGCAAACAATGATGCCAGGTTGGTTGCTACCTATCTTCCCAGTCATGTTGGCTGGTACCGTCGCGACTGTCATCTTGGAAACGCAGAGCCATCTCAACCCACTTcccatcatcttcgctggcCTGACGTGTCAAGGCCTGGGCTTCTGTgtctccatgatgatgtaCGCTCACATGATCGGTCGACTCATGCAATCTGGTCTTCCCAATCGAGAACACCGAACCGGCCTCTTCATGAATGTCGGCCCGCCAGCCTTTACAGCCTTGGCCCTTATCGGCATGGCCAACGCACTCCCCAAGACCATCTCTGGAGCTGACAACCTtgctctcaacatcgacaccGTCCGCACAGTAGCTCTACTCTGCGCAGTATTCCTCTGGGCACTGAGCATGTGGTGGTTCCTTATCGCTGTCGTCGCAGTGGTCTCATCCCCACCCaagttcttccatcttggctggtggCCGATGGTCTTCCCAAACACTGGCTTCACGCTTGCTACCATCTCCATTGGTAACGAGTTCAAGTGCGAAGGTATTCTCTGGGCTGCGAGCGGCATGACTATTATTCTTGTCATCACATTTTTAATCATATTCTCATTTAACATGAGAGCTGTTTTTGTACGAGATATCATGTATCCTGGAAAGGACGAGGATGCAGATGATCACTAGACATTATTTAGAGCTGGGAGTAATGGTTTGGATTGGTTTGTTTTATTAGAGATACCACGGGATACAGGTTTAGACAAAAGGACACAAAAGAGATCAAGAGTAACAGCGCTCATAGATAGGATCCCACAGGACTTAGAataatcatcatcaattgTCATTCTCAAACACGTCTTCCAACTTGGTGTAAACACCAACTTCGGTTCCCACCGGGCCAGAAGGTTCGATGTCAAAATCGTGCATCGACAGCAGGGAACAAGGATTGGGCTAGTAAAGAATTTTCCTTTATCGGACGAGATTTTACGATCCCTGGATCGTAATCGCAGGGATTTGCACGGTCTTACGCTTCTGTGAAACAGGGCCGATGAGCTCCGCTTTTTTCTAAATGCGTCGATCCGATTCTCGGCGAGACTCGCTTCGGCAAAAGTGTCATTTTCGCCGATATTCCTTCGATGCTGTAAATAGCAACCTATGCTCGACTTGTTGATTTTGGATATCATTAACTTGCAGAGAAATACTCAGTAAAATgggatatatatatatgatGGCAGAGTTCGTAATGACAGTCAACTCTTTTGCTTCTACTTCGTCCTGTAAGTTGGTTGAGCACAGGGCTTGTCCCGGCTTGCTGATGGCATATCAGCGATATCGCATCAATGGCTTGGGGAGTGACTCGATATAGAAGCTGACTCGTCCGGTAGATAAGTAATCGCATGATGAACAGGTATCTAAGCACGCGATTTAGCTATTAGTGGCCAGGGAATTACAAACTGAAGCCCGGACTTTACATTTTACATTTCGAGTCGGAGAGAACTAGAACAGGGTGTTGTCTCATTCAAGTTGCTCatatccttttctttgtaGTTTGGAAAAAGGAAGGTGACCAGAATCATGCATTCTCTCGTAGCATGTAGTAAGTAGATCTTCGGATTGCACCCCGAGCAAAGAATAAAcggatatggatatggtCTGCACAACTGGCTACTTCATCAGGGTCCTTGAAACACTCATTTATTGGTTACATTAGCATCGATGTGAATGAAGCAGCACCAATCTTAGAAGCCACCTACTCGCACTAGTTGCCAATAGGGGCCGGCGCAGAGTCTTCCATTCCGGTCAACTGCAGTGGCTAACACATTCAGACCACAACTTGGACATAGTATTACGATCCCTGAATAATTTCTGTATAGAAGACGAAATATGGAGCTCGCGTTACATGACTCAACTATGATTTACAGAAGCGCAGTTGTCAGTCGGGAGCCATTACTAGTGTCCTATATTGGAGCAGAGCACCGAGAAAGCTACTGATCCGCTAGACTCTTGTCTTTCAGGCCCGTTATAATTTTGGTagaatgatgagatttcTCACTTTCCATGGAAGAATGATCCTTCTAAGTTCTCCTGCAGGTAAGTAGATTGGATCTACTCATGTACCTTGCATTAGTCAACTTTGGATGTTCTGTATATCACGAAATGCCTAGCTGCTTCCATATATGTGCGTGAACTAATGGATAGAAGTAAAATGATCTCAAGACGTATTATTAGCTTGTATGTTCTGGGGGCAAATATCTTTCCTCTCAGATATCCTCCAACGCCCGTGGACTGAGAACAGACTGCGAAGGTCCGGCAAACTGAACATGAGTCACTCGGCTACAGAGAACTTCAGGAAGCGTATTGCGGATAAAAGATGCAACCTCATTGGAAATTACTTGGTAAGTGTCAGCGTATATGTTCTCTATTATAAAGGACTTTGGGTGAATCACAGAATTCGAGATAAAGGGCCCAAGGTCGCTTAGCCTAATTAGGTATGCATTTCGACGACAGCCTCTTTAATGCTCCATTTTTAGTCCAAACCAGCCACTCGTCATAACAGTTGGAAAGCTGATTTTGCTGACTTTGCATTTGCTGATACGTTATTGGATGCTGAGATTCTGGCACGCGTAAGCACGGCGCATTTGAGCCGACTCTTCGGATACGGCATCTATATAATTGACCGTACGGACTAGGACTAAGTAATTCACCTTTTGGTATATAAACTTAAGAAAGATCTTTGCATAAAACTGCTTAATCTTGACATCAATATTTTTTAATCATCTCTGAACTCGTCCTATTATCATGAGCCAGGCGCAACAGCCATCAGACCCGACATTCCGGGCATATAGCGCTCAGCAAGGCGCCACTTATGCCGAACATCGTCGAAACTATAATCCCAAGCTATACGATGCAATTATAGACTTCCATAAAGAAGGGTCTGGCCGTTTTGATACCCTGATTGATGTCGGCTGCGGACCAGGAACAGCCACTCGTAGCCTTGCCCCTCACTTCAAGACTGCATATGGCCTTGACCCCTCAGAGGGAATGATAAGCACTGCGCGCTCCATCACTACGCTCGAAAACGTCAAGTTCGAAGTCTCTTCAGCTGAATCTCTGGGATCTGAACTTGCCAACCCAATTCCCAATGGCAGTATCGATGTGATCACTGGAGCCACTTGCGCCCATTGGTTTGACATGCCGCAATTTTGGGAgcaagctgccaagaccctcaagCCTGGAGGTACTGTGGCTCTGTGGACAGCTGCTGGTGTTCAAGTCGATCCGTCAATGCCCGCTCATAAAGCTGTGCAGGAGGTTATTGATGACCTTGATAACTTGATTGAAGACTATATGCTGCCCGGCAACCTCATGGTCCGTGATCTTTACCGTGGTCTACCCTTGCCTTGGActcttgatcctcctctttcGGTCTTTGACCAAGAGTCATTTATCCGCAAAGAATGGTGTACTGGTCCAGCCTCTGAGACAATGTTCTTTGAGCACTCGCCGCCAGTCAACTTGGTtatgttggagatggttcTTGGCACCGCTAGTCCTGTTACCAGATGGAGAGAAGCCCATCCTGAAGCTGTCGGAACGGAGAATGACGTTGTTCGTCAGATCAGAAGAAGgattgagaagattctcAACGATGCAGGCGtggagaagggcaaggagatGCTTACGGGCGATATGACTGGTGTATTGCTGCTTGTTAGGAAGAAGAGTGACTAGGTGTTTTTAAGACATGGTTCAACTACTGAATGAGAAGCTTTGACAAGCATTACAATCAATTGACCTAACTCTCAAACTGACATTCCTGTTCGTGCAATCTTTATGACTTATTATATCCTTCGTCCTTTCACTCATCGTACGCGTCCCGGGGATCATGCTCCTTCCAGAACTTATCGTAATCATCCCAACTctgagaagggaaagccaATGGAACAGTGATCGGGCCAAATGGTatacccttcttctcaaactcgtcCAAACGGGCCTTAGTTCTCTCCTTCGTCTTGTTAACGCTATAAACAGAAATCCTATGACACGAACTAGTGACGTGAAGACCCCAGTTCCAAGCGGTTCGGACATCAGGCGGCTGAGTGTTGAGAGAGTTGTCCCAGCAGCGACAGACAATCTCAACCCAGCCCTCGACGTCACATGGCAACTCAAACTCCCAGGTACGCCAAGTCCACTTACGCTTCTTGGAAAGTTTCTCAAGTGGAACGGTATACCAGTTGAAGCCACCATCGTTGGAGAGTTCAACTCTCTCGGGCCAACGTCCGCCACCAGAGTAAGCCCAGCCCTTGCACCGAATGGTACCGTTGTGGATGACAACTTGCTTTGTCCAGGGTGACATAATGGCAGAACTGACAGGCATCTCCTGGATCTGGATACCATCTGTGAGCTTAAAGTTGTGCTTGCCGACTTGCTGAGGAAAGTATAGGTATTCCTGGCTTTGGACAGGTGCTCGTGACGGctccttgatagccttgatgCGGTACAGCCACTTGACACTGCGTGCGCCGATGTAGCCAAACACCACGATCCGAAGAGGATATCCGTGGATCTTGGGAAGTTCCTCACCGTTCATCTCCCAGGCTAGCATAACTTCATTGGCTTTGACCTTGGACCAAGGAACACTGACGAGATAATTCATCGTTTTGTCGTCCTTGAAGTAGGTATCAGCACCGTAGAACTCCAAGTGCTTAGCGCCATCGACCAAGCCACCACAAGCCTTGATAAccttcttgaggctgataCCAACGTAGTTGGCAGTGCCGATTGCTCCTTCAGCCCAAGGTGCCTGGGGGACTTCATCACCTTGACCAGGGTATTTGAGGATCTGCTCAATACGACGAGTTCCAGAGCATTGGATTGTGACATTCTTTG
Protein-coding regions in this window:
- a CDS encoding sulfite oxidase, coding for MKTTNRPDEWKIEQGLSGAVLPVLDQTGPETIALDPQVFGDLTKDEEAIKSVGDREKLFTRERKGWIGFVEWENYPDKKAAAHKILTSQTFPPNPEFQLGPIPGTNPVLPGTHWKMWHHAIGGELTSVPDDSWAIVLKEKHPDMLHLLQFPYNGEPPKRLVTDKEFTPNSLHFVRNHGGIPIINKEDFSFLMDGLVANPKSFTLDDLMDESKFPRMSKNVTIQCSGTRRIEQILKYPGQGDEVPQAPWAEGAIGTANYVGISLKKVIKACGGLVDGAKHLEFYGADTYFKDDKTMNYLVSVPWSKVKANEVMLAWEMNGEELPKIHGYPLRIVVFGYIGARSVKWLYRIKAIKEPSRAPVQSQEYLYFPQQVGKHNFKLTDGIQIQEMPVSSAIMSPWTKQVVIHNGTIRCKGWAYSGGGRWPERVELSNDGGFNWYTVPLEKLSKKRKWTWRTWEFELPCDVEGWVEIVCRCWDNSLNTQPPDVRTAWNWGLHVTSSCHRISVYSVNKTKERTKARLDEFEKKGIPFGPITVPLAFPSQSWDDYDKFWKEHDPRDAYDE